The Tepidisphaeraceae bacterium DNA segment GCCGCGCAGGTTGATCACGCCGCGGACATAGCCGGGCGTGCGCGGCACGGCCGTGATGTCCATGTAGCCGATGATCTCGCGGACCTTCAGGATCTGCAGGCCATAGCCTTCCTTGCCCAAGCCGAACGTGAGGTACTTCCCGGCACGCGCCGACGTCGCTGTGGACGCTCCGGAATCAGACACTGACATAGATGTTCCCTGTTAAGGACTATGCGGAATAATCTTACGCTGCCGTATAATTCGTCCTTGCGGGGCAGTAACTTGAGGCGGTCCGCTTTTTTCAGAATGACGGTGTTACCGGACGTTTGGCTGGCGAGAACTCCTGCGTCCACGCCGAGTCGTCCAAGTACGGATGACGGCAGGCTTCCGCGTACCAGTGAGGATGCCGTCCGGGCGGGTCTTGGCTATCATTCGGTTATGGACATCAATCTGCTCGTGCTGAGCGTCGGGAACTCGCGGCTGGCGATCGGCACCTTTATCGCAGGGGAACTTCAGGGTGTGGTCCGCGTGCCCCACAGCCAGCGGGCCGATTGGGCCGGGGTGATCGGCGAGGCCTGGCGCAAGATCGCCGACACCGAGGACCCCGCGATCGCCGGAGCGAGCGTCAATCCGACGATCGTCGAAGCGCTCGAGCATGCGGTTCAGCAGGCGACGGGGCAGGCGGTTGAATGGGTTGGCCGCGATCTGGACCTGCCGATCAAGGTGCTGACGGAGAACCCCGAGCAGACCGGTGTCGACCGCGTGCTGAACGTCGCGGCCGCTTACGAACAGCTGGGAAAGGCATGTGTAGTCGTGGATGCAGGGACGGCCGTCACCGTCGACTTCTGCAACTACGCAGGCGAGTTCCTGGGTGGGGCGATCGCCCCCGGCGCAAGCGTGATGCTCGACGCGCTGCACGAGAAGACCGCCAAGCTGCCGCGCGTGACGCTGGCGGTCCCGGCCGGCGCCTTTGGCACCGACACCGCCAGCGCAATTCAGCACGGTGTGTTCCACGGCATTCGCGGCATGGTGAAGGAACTGGTCGAAAACTACGCGACCACCCTCGGCACTTGGCCGGAACTGATCGCGACCGGCGGCGATGCGCAGACGCTGTTCGCCGACTGGGAACTCGTGCACGCAATTTCGCCCGACCTGACGATTTACGGTATCGCGTTGGCCTACACCGAGCACCACATTCGAAGGCCCGAGTGACCGAGTTCGCTTGAAGTCGGGCGAGTACGGACGGCTATAATGCCGGCATGTCGTTCAAGAACATCGACATGGAGGCCGCCATCCGCCGGATCGCTGAACGGCGCATCGATGACGCGATGGCGGAAGGCAAGTTCGATCGGATCGAAGGCGCCGGAAAGCCGTTGGACTTGGAGCCGATGCCGGCCGAGGAGAACCAGCGCATGATGTGGTGGGCGCTGCGCATCTTCAAGCAGAACGACGTTATACCCCACGAGGTCACTTGGCGCAAGCAGGTCGACCAACTGAAAGCGAATCTCGCGCAAGCCACGACCGATGATCAGCGGCGCTCGCTCGCGTTGCAGATCAACGAGCTGGTCCACAAGGTGAACACGCTCGGCACCAACGCGATGGCGGGAAACCTAGCGACAGTAGACGTGCCCGACGCAGCGACGTGACGTAGTGATGTAATGCCCAGCGTCCTACCCCAACCCGACCGTCTCGCGCTCGCGCTGCAGATCAAACAGCGGGCAACCGATCTCGGCTTCAACCTCGTCGGCATCGCGCCGGCTGGCCGGTCAATCTACCGCGACTACTTCGCGCAATGGCTGGCGGGCGGCAAGGCCGGTGAGATGCGCTACCTGCACAACCGCTTCGACGAACGCACCGACGTGGGGCAACTGTTGCCGGGCGCGCGGTCGGTCGTCTGCGTCGCGCTGAACTACCACGTGCCCCTGATGTCGGCCGAACCCGCTGATGTTAACGAGCGTGATGAGGTTCGGATCGCGCGGTACGCGTTGGCCGACGACTACCACGAGATCATCAAGCCGCGGCTGTACGACTTGGCCGACTTCATCCGCGAAGTCGTACCGGACGCGCAGACCAAGTGCGGCGTGGACACCGCGCCGATCATGGAGAAGGAACTGGCCGCAAGAGCCGGCGTCGGTTGGATCGGCAAGAGCACGAACCTGATCAACCCGTACATCGGCTCTTGGTTGCTGTTGGGCGAGGTCATCACCACGCTGGAGCTGCCCACCGACGAGCCCGCCGTCGACCGCTGCGGCACCTGCCGGCGGTGCATCGATGCCTGCCCGACCGGCGCCATCACCGCACCGTACGAGATGGACGCCCGCCGATGCATCTCCTACCTCACGATCGAACATCGTGGCGAGGTGGCCGATGAACTGGCTGGGAAGATGGACAACTGGCTGTACGGCTGCGACATCTGCCAGGACGTCTGCCCGTGGAACTCAAAGGCGATCGACTCGGACGAGCCGTCGCTGCAACCGCGCTTCGCCAGTGGAACATTGAACGCGAGCGAGTTGTTGAGCTGGGAACCCCAGACGTACTACGACACGTTGCGCGGCAGTGCGATGCGGCGCGTGAAGCTGCCGATCCTCAAGCGGAACGCCGAGATCGTCCAATCGAACATCGCACGCCCGTCCGGCCCCTCTCCCGGTACGCCGGGAGAGGGGCATTCGAACGTTTGACGGGTTCTGAGCCGAAAGGGACTACTGGTCGCTAAAGCGACCAATCCTGCGAAAGATTATTCGGGCTTGGGCTCAGTGTCTGGCAACGTCACCTCGATCGTCTTCACTTCATCGTTCCCGACGCGCACGCCACCCAGCTGTTCGACCCACTTCAGCTTGTCGGTGGCTTCCTTGTACTCGTTCATCGTCTTGAACCGCTCTCGCCGGACGATCTTGTTCTGCTGCTGCACCTTTTCCCAGCCACCGTATTGGAACTTGAAGTAGTACAGCTCGATGCGCCAGACCATGTTGCCACCGGCGGAGTAGAAGTCGCTGTCGCGGACGAGTTGGACGAGGGCGACCGCGCGGTCGTGGTCGCCTTGCAGCAGGAGGATGTCGCTCTTGTTATAGAACGACGGCACGTCCTGCACGATCGCCCGGATCGCCTCACGGTCGTCGGCCAAAAGCTCACCGGCGTCCGGTTTGGAGGGGGTGTCGTTGTACCAGCTCATGTCGACGCCTTGCAGCGTGGTGCCGTCCTTTAGCTTGAGCTGGACCGAGAGCGACGCGTCAGCCGGCGAATTGGCGAACGTGGCGGCGGGGCCGTTCACCTTGGCGTCGGTCGTCGTCGGCGGCTTGGCTGCGGTGGTGACAGTGCCGCTTTCGATGGCGGACGGGGCGATGACGGTGAGCGTGCCGGCGCGCATTGCGGCGGTGCACAGTAGAAGGATGAGCAACGTTCG contains these protein-coding regions:
- the queG gene encoding tRNA epoxyqueuosine(34) reductase QueG, with the translated sequence MPSVLPQPDRLALALQIKQRATDLGFNLVGIAPAGRSIYRDYFAQWLAGGKAGEMRYLHNRFDERTDVGQLLPGARSVVCVALNYHVPLMSAEPADVNERDEVRIARYALADDYHEIIKPRLYDLADFIREVVPDAQTKCGVDTAPIMEKELAARAGVGWIGKSTNLINPYIGSWLLLGEVITTLELPTDEPAVDRCGTCRRCIDACPTGAITAPYEMDARRCISYLTIEHRGEVADELAGKMDNWLYGCDICQDVCPWNSKAIDSDEPSLQPRFASGTLNASELLSWEPQTYYDTLRGSAMRRVKLPILKRNAEIVQSNIARPSGPSPGTPGEGHSNV
- a CDS encoding chemotaxis protein CheW, producing the protein MSVSDSGASTATSARAGKYLTFGLGKEGYGLQILKVREIIGYMDITAVPRTPGYVRGVINLRG
- a CDS encoding DUF1992 domain-containing protein, which encodes MSFKNIDMEAAIRRIAERRIDDAMAEGKFDRIEGAGKPLDLEPMPAEENQRMMWWALRIFKQNDVIPHEVTWRKQVDQLKANLAQATTDDQRRSLALQINELVHKVNTLGTNAMAGNLATVDVPDAAT
- a CDS encoding type III pantothenate kinase, with translation MDINLLVLSVGNSRLAIGTFIAGELQGVVRVPHSQRADWAGVIGEAWRKIADTEDPAIAGASVNPTIVEALEHAVQQATGQAVEWVGRDLDLPIKVLTENPEQTGVDRVLNVAAAYEQLGKACVVVDAGTAVTVDFCNYAGEFLGGAIAPGASVMLDALHEKTAKLPRVTLAVPAGAFGTDTASAIQHGVFHGIRGMVKELVENYATTLGTWPELIATGGDAQTLFADWELVHAISPDLTIYGIALAYTEHHIRRPE